In Canis lupus dingo isolate Sandy chromosome 27, ASM325472v2, whole genome shotgun sequence, one genomic interval encodes:
- the LOC112667265 gene encoding olfactory receptor 9K2-like has translation MGDRGTSNRSEVTDFILVGFRVRPELYILLFLLFLLVYAMILLGNVGMVAVILTDPRLNTPMYFFLGNLSFIDLFYSSVIAPKAMINFWSESKSISFAGCVTQLFLFALFIVAEGFLLAAMAYDRFIAICNPLLYSVQMSTRLCIQLVAGSYFCGCFSSILLTSVTFTLSFCASRAIDHFYCDYRPLQRISCSDLYFHKIVSFFLCSIIILPTIIVILVSYMYIVSTVLKIRSTEGRKKAFSTCSSHLGVVSVLYGAIIFMYFIPDRFPELSKVASLCYTLVTPMLNPLIYSLRNKDVKEALRKILGKKIFLFNSILTVI, from the coding sequence ATGGGTGACAGGGGAACCAGCAATCGCTCAGAAGTGACTGACTTCATTCTTGTAGGTTTCAGGGTCCGCCCCGAGCTCTAcattctcctcttcctgctcttcctccttgTGTATGCCATGATCCTGCTGGGGAATGTTGGGATGGTGGCCGTTATCCTGACTGATCCCAGGCTGAACACACCGATGTATTTCTTCCTGGGCAACCTCTCCTTCATTGACCTCTTCTACTCCTCCGTAATTGCCCCCAAGGCTATGATCAACTTCTGGTCTGAGAGCAAGTCCATCTCCTTTGCAGGCTGTGTGACCCAGCTCTTTCTCTTTGCCCTCTTCATTGTGGCTGAGGGGTTTCTCCTGGCTGCCATGGCTTATGACCGCTTCATTGCCATCTGCAACCCACTCCTCTACTCCGTCCAGATGTCAACACGCCTCTGCATCCAGTTGGTGGCTGGTTCCTATTTTTGTGGCTGCTTCAGTTCTATTCTTTTGACCAGTGTGACATTTACTTTGTCCTTTTGTGCTTCCCGAGCCATCGACCACTTTTACTGTGATTACCGTCCACTTCAAAGGATTTCTTGCTCTGATCTCTACTTTCAtaagatagtttcttttttcttatgcagCATTATTATTTTGCCCACCATCATTGTCATTCTCGTGTCCTATATGTATATTGTGTCCACAGTTCTAAAGATAAGATCCACTGAGGGACGTAAGAAAGCCTTCTCCACTTGCAGCTCTCACCTAGGAGTCGTGAGCGTCCTGTACGGTGccatcatttttatgtatttcatccCTGACAGATTCCCTGAGCTGAGTAAAGTGGCTTCTTTATGTTATACGTTAGTCACTCCCATGTTGAATCCTTTGATTTACTCCCTGAGAAACAAAGATGTCAAAGAGGCTCTGAGAAAGATCCTggggaaaaagatatttttatttaattccatctTAACAGTGATATAA